In Hippoglossus stenolepis isolate QCI-W04-F060 chromosome 13, HSTE1.2, whole genome shotgun sequence, a single genomic region encodes these proteins:
- the LOC118119773 gene encoding tubulin alpha chain isoform X1, whose product MRECISVHVGQCGVQMGNTCWELYCLEHGIQPDGRMPSNKAVGGHDDSFTTFFSETGSGKFVPRAIFVDLEPTVIDEVRTGSYRQLFHPEQLISGKEDAANNYARGHYTIGKEIIDSVIDRIRKLADQCTGLQGFLVFHSFGGGTGSGFTSLLMERLSVDFGKKSKLEFAVYPAPQISTAVVEPYNSILTTHTTLEHSDCAFMVDNEAIYDICRRNLDIERPSYTNLNRLISQIVSSITASLRFDGALNVDLTEFQTNLVPYPRIHFPLATYAPVISAEKAHHEQLSVSEITNACFEPANQMVKCDPRHGKYMACCLLYRGDVVPKDVNSAIAAIKTKRSIQFVDWCPTGFKVGINYQPPTVVPGGDLAKVQRAVCMLSNTTAIAEAWARLDHKFDLMYAKRAFVHWYVGEGMEEGEFSEAREDMAALEKDYEEVGIDSFDDDEEGEEY is encoded by the exons cgtGAATGCATCTCTGTGCACGTGGGCCAGTGTGGCGTCCAGATGGGGAACACCTGCTGGGAGCTCTACTGTCTGGAGCACGGCATCCAGCCGGACGGCCGCATGCCGAGCAACAAGGCGGTGGGAGGTCACGACGACTCCTTCACCACCTTCTTCAGCGAGACAGGGTCTGGGAAGTTCGTCCCCAGAGCGATCTTCGTTGACCTGGAGCCCACCGTCATTG ATGAGGTGCGCACAGGATCGTACCGCCAGCTCTTCCACCCCGAGCAGCTGATCTCTGGAAAGGAAGATGCCGCCAATAACTATGCTCGTGGACACTACACCATCGGCAAGGAGATCATTGACTCTGTCATAGACAGGATCCGTAAACTG GCTGATCAGTGCACCGGTCTCCAAGGCTTCCTGGTCTTCCACTCATTTGGAGGAGGCACTGGCTCAGGTTTCACCTCCCTTCTGATGGAGAGACTCTCTGTTGACTTTGGCAAAAAGTCTAAGCTTGAGTTTGCCGTCTACCCAGCCCCCCAGATTTCCACTGCAGTGGTGGAGCCTTACAACTCCATCTTGACCACTCACACCACCCTGGAGCACTCCGACTGCGCCTTCATGGTGGACAACGAGGCCATCTACGACATCTGCCGCAGGAACCTCGATATTGAGCGCCCGTCCTACACCAACCTCAACCGGCTCATCAGCCAGATTGTGTCTTCAATCACAGCCTCACTCCGTTTTGACGGAGCCCTGAACGTTGACCTGACAGAGTTCCAGACCAACTTGGTGCCATACCCTCGTATCCACTTCCCCCTGGCCACCTACGCCCCCGTCATCTCCGCTGAGAAAGCTCACCATGAGCAGCTGTCAGTTAGTGAGATCACCAACGCCTGCTTTgagccagccaatcagatggtGAAGTGTGATCCCCGTCATGGTAAATACATGGCCTGCTGTCTGCTGTATCGTGGTGATGTGGTGCCCAAAGACGTCAACTCTGCCATCGCAGCCATCAAGACCAAACGCAGCATCCAGTTTGTGGACTGGTGCCCCACAGGCTTCAAGGTTGGCATCAACTATCAGCCTCCGACTGTGGTTCCTGGTGGAGACCTGGCCAAGGTGCAGAGGGCCGTGTGCATGCTGAGCAACACCACCGCCATCGCCGAGGCCTGGGCCCGTCTCGACCACAAGTTTGACCTCATGTACGCCAAGAGGGCCTTTGTCCACTGGTATGTTGGGGAGGGAATGGAAGAGGGGGAGTTCTCAGAGGCCAGAGAAGACATGGCTGCCCTGGAGAAGGATTATGAAGAGGTGGGCATCGACTCGTTTGACGAtgatgaggaaggagaggaatATTAA
- the LOC124854630 gene encoding uncharacterized protein LOC124854630 — translation MSLWARFERASLQDVPMLIGQILKGLCDIIEFNLEAQKNMMGPEEYFNSTALNAIAAQIKLYLNVTQEWMKQPNVPLIFTSMLQWGNSSINISTPVTDIQHLLQTTSVFLNESEVIYLSAILNIMRSLEKALMVAERPGGLQSDPLVAAIVEGVKTTMALLIGATGPLPHSVQQDILDIVQDSLKLIVLPDKNFDSSRNISLLILKRAQRVVQTIIPEMYAVYIIPGIKVATTFFESASGDSGPDIWNHMILSELKTIESLLPPNSTARAYISVVINIARSILESGQGNMSLWARFERASLQDVPMLIGQILKGLCDIIEFNLEAQKNMMGPEEYFNSTALNAIAAQIKLYLNVTQEWMKQPNVPLIFTSMLQWGNSSINISTPVTDIQHLLQTTSVFLNESEVIYLSAILNIMRSLEKALMVAERPGGLQSDPLVAAIVEGVKTTMALLIGATGPLPHSVQQDILDIVQDSLKLIVLPDKNFDSSRNISLLILKRAQRVVQTIIPEMYAVYIIPGIKVATTFFESASGDSGPDIWNHMILSELKTIESLLPPNSTARAYISVVINIARSILESGQGKSTSQCHFSWTC, via the exons ATGAGTCTCTGGGCACGTTTTGAGAGGGCATCACTACAAGATGTTCCTATGCTCATTGGCCAG ATTCTCAAGGGCCTATGTGACATCATAGAGTTCAACCTAGAGGCTCAGAAGAACATGATGGGTCCAGAGGAGTATTTCAATTCAACCGCTTTAAATGCTATCGCGGCTCAAATTAAGCTTTACCTAAACGTCACACAGGAGTGGATGAAACAACCCAATGTCCCGTTGATCTTCACGAGTATGCTTCAATGGGGGAATTCTTCCATCAACATATCTACCCCTGTGACAGACATTCAGCACCTGCTGCAGACAACGTCTGTATTCCTCAATGAGAGTGAAGTCATCTATCTTTCTGCAATTCTCAATATCATGCGCTCCCTCGAGAAAGCGCTAATGGTGGCTGAGCGACCAGGGGGCCTTCAAAGTGATCCCCTCGTAGCCGCCATCGTGGAAGGAGTCAAAACCACTATGGCGCTCCTGATTGGAGCCACAGGCCCCCTGCCGCACTCTGTACAGCAGGACATCCTGGATATTGTGCAGGATTCATTGAAGCTCATTGTCCTGCCAGACAAGAACTTTGACTCATCACGAAacatctccctcctcatcctcaagAGAGCTCAGAGGGTCGTCCAAACGATAATACCGGAAATGTATGCCGTATACATAATTCCTGGAATCAAAGTGGCAACAACATTCTTTGAGAGCGCCTCGGGAGATAGTGGACCAGACATCTGGAATCACAT GATTTTGAGTGAGCTGAAGACGATCGAGAGCCTTCTGCCGCCGAACAGCACAGCTCGGGCCTACATCTCTGTGGTCATTAACATCGCCCGCTCCATCCTGGAGTCAGGCCAAG GTAACATGAGTCTCTGGGCACGTTTTGAGAGGGCATCACTACAAGATGTTCCTATGCTCATTGGCCAG ATTCTCAAGGGCCTATGTGACATCATAGAGTTCAACCTAGAGGCTCAGAAGAACATGATGGGTCCAGAGGAGTATTTCAATTCAACCGCTTTAAATGCTATCGCGGCTCAAATTAAGCTTTACCTAAACGTCACACAGGAGTGGATGAAACAACCCAATGTCCCGTTGATCTTCACGAGTATGCTTCAATGGGGGAATTCTTCCATCAACATATCTACCCCTGTGACAGACATTCAGCACCTGCTGCAGACAACGTCTGTATTCCTCAATGAGAGTGAAGTCATCTATCTTTCTGCAATTCTCAATATCATGCGCTCCCTCGAGAAAGCGCTAATGGTGGCTGAGCGACCAGGGGGCCTTCAAAGTGATCCCCTCGTAGCCGCCATCGTGGAAGGAGTCAAAACCACTATGGCGCTCCTGATTGGAGCCACAGGCCCCCTGCCGCACTCTGTACAGCAGGACATCCTGGATATTGTGCAGGATTCATTGAAGCTCATTGTCCTGCCAGACAAGAACTTTGACTCATCACGAAacatctccctcctcatcctcaagAGAGCTCAGAGGGTCGTCCAAACGATAATACCGGAAATGTATGCCGTATACATAATTCCTGGAATCAAAGTGGCAACAACATTCTTTGAGAGCGCCTCGGGAGATAGTGGACCAGACATCTGGAATCACAT GATTTTGAGTGAGCTGAAGACGATCGAGAGCCTTCTGCCGCCGAACAGCACAGCTCGGGCCTACATCTCTGTGGTCATTAACATCGCCCGCTCCATCCTGGAGTCAGGCCAAGGCAAGTCCACTTCTCAGTGTCACTTTAGCTGGACGTGTTGA
- the pofut2 gene encoding GDP-fucose protein O-fucosyltransferase 2, translating to MAHRAVLHAPVICVVSTCSFSAVCLFVFVAFAAFETVNTDNVFSAGHSAPVAVAAARDLRYLLYDVNPPEGFNLRRDVYIRMASLVKTLRKEGDDWVLVLPPWGRLYHWQSPNIHQIRILWSEFFSLTSLQANVPVIEYEEFIAENGGPFIDQVLVLQNYAEGWTDGKWEEKVDERPCVDKLMYSKDKQGYYRGWFWGYEETRAREVTCMSAQGHASIMAPVLQKNITVTSVMLDRAETLLHDHYAGKDYWDTRRSMVFAKHLRLIGDDFRAKHLNSTDERDHSVYSEDWTRMKAKLGSAKGGPYLGVHLRRKDFIWGHREDVPSLKGAVQKMRSLMKKHKLDTVFVATDADEEELKELKKLLPDMVRFAASTEDLELFKDGGVAIIDQWICAHARVFIGTSVSTFSFRIHEEREILGFDPKTTYNRFCGDSEKECEQPTHWKIVF from the exons ATGGCGCACAGAGCAGTGTTACACGCACCAGTGATATGCGTCGTTTCAACCTGTTCTTTTAGcgcagtgtgtttgtttgttttcgtAGCTTTTGCTGCTTTTGAGACGGTAAATACTGACAATGTGTTCAGTGCGGGCCACTCGGCTCCCGTAGCCGTCGCTGCCGCTAGGGATCTACG GTACTTGTTGTATGACGTGAACCCCCCCGAGGGTTTCAACCTGCGCAGAGATGTGTACATCCGCATGGCCTCCCTGGTGAAGACGTTGAGGAAGGAGGGGGATGACTGGGTATTGGTGCTCCCTCCGTGGGGTCGCCTCTACCACTGGCAGAGCCCTAACATCCACCAGATCCGCATCCTCTGGTCAGAGTTCTTCAGCCTCACCAGTCTGCAGGCCAACGTGCCTGTTATTGAGTATGAGGAATTCATCGCTG AGAACGGAGGCCCATTCATAGACCAGGTTCTAGTGCTGCAAAACTACGCTGAGGGATGGACTGATGGGAAATGGGAGGAAAAAGTTGATGAGCGGCCGTGCGTTGATAAGTTGATGTACTCCAAAGACAAACAGGGCTACTACAG ggGCTGGTTTTGGGGCTACGAGGAAACGCGAGCTCGAGAAGTGACGTGTATGTCGGCCCAAGGTCATGCCTCCATTATGGCTCCAGTTCTTCAGAAAAACATCACGGTGAC ATCGGTAATGCTCGACCGAGCTGAGACGCTCCTTCATGATCACTATGCTGGGAAAGATTACTGGGAT ACCCGCCGCAGCATGGTGTTTGCCAAGCACCTCCGACTCATAGGAGACGACTTCAGAGCAAAGCACCTGAACTCTACGGATGAGAGAGATCACAGCGTTTATAGCGAGGACTGGACTCGCATGAAA GCCAAGCTGGGTTCAGCGAAAGGGGGTCCATATCTGGGGGTGCACCTGCGCAGGAAGGACTTTATCTGGGGTCATAGGGAGGATGTACCCAGCCTTAAGGGGGCCGTCCAAAAAATGCGCAGCTTGATGAAGAAGCACAAACTTGACACGGTGTTTGTTGCAACAGATGCAGATGAAGAAG AATTGAAGGAGTTGAAAAAGTTGTTGCCAGACATGGTGCGGTTTGCGGCGTCCACAGAGGACCTGGAGCTCTTCAAAGATGGAGGAGTGGCCATCATCGACCAGTGGATATGTGCTCATGCAAG AGTCTTCATCGGAACATCTGTGTCCACCTTCTCTTTCCGGATCCACGAAGAGAGGGAGATCCTGGGTTTTGACCCCAAAACCACATACAACCGTTTCTGTGGGGACAGTGAGAAAGAATGCGAACAACCCACACACTGGAAAATTGTCTTTTAA
- the LOC118119773 gene encoding tubulin alpha chain isoform X2, whose product MGNTCWELYCLEHGIQPDGRMPSNKAVGGHDDSFTTFFSETGSGKFVPRAIFVDLEPTVIDEVRTGSYRQLFHPEQLISGKEDAANNYARGHYTIGKEIIDSVIDRIRKLADQCTGLQGFLVFHSFGGGTGSGFTSLLMERLSVDFGKKSKLEFAVYPAPQISTAVVEPYNSILTTHTTLEHSDCAFMVDNEAIYDICRRNLDIERPSYTNLNRLISQIVSSITASLRFDGALNVDLTEFQTNLVPYPRIHFPLATYAPVISAEKAHHEQLSVSEITNACFEPANQMVKCDPRHGKYMACCLLYRGDVVPKDVNSAIAAIKTKRSIQFVDWCPTGFKVGINYQPPTVVPGGDLAKVQRAVCMLSNTTAIAEAWARLDHKFDLMYAKRAFVHWYVGEGMEEGEFSEAREDMAALEKDYEEVGIDSFDDDEEGEEY is encoded by the exons ATGGGGAACACCTGCTGGGAGCTCTACTGTCTGGAGCACGGCATCCAGCCGGACGGCCGCATGCCGAGCAACAAGGCGGTGGGAGGTCACGACGACTCCTTCACCACCTTCTTCAGCGAGACAGGGTCTGGGAAGTTCGTCCCCAGAGCGATCTTCGTTGACCTGGAGCCCACCGTCATTG ATGAGGTGCGCACAGGATCGTACCGCCAGCTCTTCCACCCCGAGCAGCTGATCTCTGGAAAGGAAGATGCCGCCAATAACTATGCTCGTGGACACTACACCATCGGCAAGGAGATCATTGACTCTGTCATAGACAGGATCCGTAAACTG GCTGATCAGTGCACCGGTCTCCAAGGCTTCCTGGTCTTCCACTCATTTGGAGGAGGCACTGGCTCAGGTTTCACCTCCCTTCTGATGGAGAGACTCTCTGTTGACTTTGGCAAAAAGTCTAAGCTTGAGTTTGCCGTCTACCCAGCCCCCCAGATTTCCACTGCAGTGGTGGAGCCTTACAACTCCATCTTGACCACTCACACCACCCTGGAGCACTCCGACTGCGCCTTCATGGTGGACAACGAGGCCATCTACGACATCTGCCGCAGGAACCTCGATATTGAGCGCCCGTCCTACACCAACCTCAACCGGCTCATCAGCCAGATTGTGTCTTCAATCACAGCCTCACTCCGTTTTGACGGAGCCCTGAACGTTGACCTGACAGAGTTCCAGACCAACTTGGTGCCATACCCTCGTATCCACTTCCCCCTGGCCACCTACGCCCCCGTCATCTCCGCTGAGAAAGCTCACCATGAGCAGCTGTCAGTTAGTGAGATCACCAACGCCTGCTTTgagccagccaatcagatggtGAAGTGTGATCCCCGTCATGGTAAATACATGGCCTGCTGTCTGCTGTATCGTGGTGATGTGGTGCCCAAAGACGTCAACTCTGCCATCGCAGCCATCAAGACCAAACGCAGCATCCAGTTTGTGGACTGGTGCCCCACAGGCTTCAAGGTTGGCATCAACTATCAGCCTCCGACTGTGGTTCCTGGTGGAGACCTGGCCAAGGTGCAGAGGGCCGTGTGCATGCTGAGCAACACCACCGCCATCGCCGAGGCCTGGGCCCGTCTCGACCACAAGTTTGACCTCATGTACGCCAAGAGGGCCTTTGTCCACTGGTATGTTGGGGAGGGAATGGAAGAGGGGGAGTTCTCAGAGGCCAGAGAAGACATGGCTGCCCTGGAGAAGGATTATGAAGAGGTGGGCATCGACTCGTTTGACGAtgatgaggaaggagaggaatATTAA
- the LOC124854631 gene encoding uncharacterized protein LOC124854631 codes for MAFLQQLRLLLWKNGLTVIRQPVWSLTLIIWPLIIFIIIAVTRNQFPPIVREACYVGPRNLPSTGFFPFLQTLMCNTDSNCHDKSQLAESAASKSTKSAGRSRSSLLQNGSPLAGLMQGDGSLGFKFPEIDKYNDPAALINVFKSIVGPTHQGSPQNVSFINTTLVGDKESFNKMLESVSVLKRAICTMILPMINTTSRDPLTTSVVTFCKTNNTVLEVSLSTLNQVLSELMQKKPDEMMTVAGLGVIVFDQLQNQTSLWESLLVLPQLFSNGSVDQGLHNTEVLLTNIQGALHVIKKNFPETSATLSKVNLVIAGGINVIRYIQNWPGKVVSISLGDVVTLQNDSISEIVKRVLQEVKIPLDQAIGLTMDRRMVSSYLCDNSSNPLWLTAACSTGTVNMLLRRISPDKVAKQVLLAWSKHVAPHDVAFVKGLLHSLIGGLSPGGPGGSNTSRNRRSVETQPQNIDEELFLGVGQVVLELVKLVPELDMVVQSFLRTGFQSLMTATLALDTVEEMMDNVLKDANQFKVTWTTLLTNQSQSSVWIGRVLGSVTEVVMKTLASDNLTCADVLGPLEFLLDTETITIDVWRAMICQNSSVLQLYLLKDWQPLIQKAQDVYDAITSRTEDNVTLPMILSEWHKLNNKSMKFGELLNRLAVELGGAHWMNWIPDNTQNFTQALQQSVFFFMVNLGEKFEKSQLWPEVKNYFHMLYWVLYYNPGVTLPPANCSVNILTLAIHCDTGLNWSRFVQGLTEALMSSDLDVLVRSLKGTLHLLQHMYGDLYKYLATSSLKKEIKGGDALSDYLVNLMINLDTFLRVASTLPNSSISNPNVLLPQLNILLRSTGLAPILPLLLSNGPPNISAVIDVASKVGRLNQHIFTFNETDPTMPELEGLITKFLSLQGDLTLSLTHIMGNSLLTYSDYFDPDVVARLRKAIKPFTNQTSSGIVETILSAMEVLKTVIDSPNGDPTNIILGYLRQLQELVMSIYRLRKIEHIFLPSRQVSAAQITDLHVVSKDFLNLLTPESLQNLTQAGPDAAQNIVIQKFVAFLPPAVQQEAKRFLQDFKALQYYIIKCGAGQDCLAGISEILNFLDQIFDLMLSADGTVTIKLAATNASLVAQEYEELTSFVFSLLLGLNDSASVKTVKQTLHLIRLLVATPNISVSDVQNALRQSNLTLKELNSFAALAGAADINRLLFSIMEIINTRQCFEPEQDLMVTTQCVTGLVKGLSDFLTRVPGLRNQTAILSLIPLIVNSTFRDIMQANFSYNPNVVLQHTLNRTLANIKLSLQANHLNSPEIMNEIQVVERLIQLIANMEPYNNLNTTLMMDPMYAQKVYLEIIDWYLKKLGNITSNSTVSEILQPLFVITQMQVTLQLAQTDFSLSVAKQIENLIKTLQFPIDGAGLNKIGQTTVEILKGLFDIIKFNLEAQNNMMGPEEYFNSTALNAIAAQIKLYLNVTQEWMKQPNVPLIFTSMLQWGNSSINISTPVTDIQHLLQTTSVFLNESEVIYLSAILNIMRSLEKALMVAERPGGLQSDPLVAAIVEGVKTTMALLIGATGPLPHSVQQDILDIVQDSLKLIVLPDKNFDSSRNISLLILKRAQRVVQTIIPEMYAVYIIPGIKVATTFFESASGDSGPDIWNHMILSELKTIE; via the exons ATGGctttcctccagcagcttcGGCTTCTTCTCTGGAAGAACGGTCTAACCGTGATCAGGCAGCCG GTATGGTCCCTGACTCTCATCATCTGGCCCctgatcatcttcatcatcattgcTGTGACCCGCAACCAGTTTCCTCCGATAGTAAGAGAAGCAT GTTACGTTGGACCCAGAAACCTGCCCAGCACAGGTTTCTTCCCTTTCCTGCAGACCCTCATGTGCAACACGGACAGCAACTGTCATGACAAGTCTCAACTGGCGGAGTCCGCTGCATCAAAGTCTACGAAAAGTGCAGGCAGATCAAG GTCATCACTGCTGCAAAATGGTTCTCCACTGGCAGGCCTGATGCAAGGGGATGGTTCTTTAGGGTTTAAGTTCCCCGAAATTGACAAATACAATGATCCTGCagcactgatcaatgtcttcaAAAGCATTGTGG GTCCAACCCACCAAGGAAGTCCTCAAAATGTCTCCTTCATCAACACCACTCTTGTGGGAGATAAG GAGAGCTTCAACAAAATGCTGGAGTCGGTGAGCGTCTTGAAGAGAGCCATCTGCACCATGATACTGCCCATGATAAACACAACCTCGCGCGACCCCCTCACCACCTCTGTGGTCACTTTCTGCAAGACCAACAACACTGTGTTAGAGGTGTCACTCTCAACCCTCAACCag GTGCTGTCGGAGCTGATGCAGAAGAAACCAGACGAGATGATGACGGTGGCTGGACTGGGGGTGATTGTGTTCGATCAGCTGCAGAATCAGACCTCGCTGTGGGAAAGTCTCCTCGTTCTCCCCCAGCTCTTCTCTAATGGTTCTGTCGACCAAGGGCTGCACAACACAGAGGTTCTACTCACCAACATACAGGG TGCTCTGCATGTCATAAAGAAGAACTTCCCTGAAACCAGTGCCACACTTTCCAAGGTGAATCTAGTGATTGCTGGAGGCATCAACGTGATCCGCTACATACAAAACTGGCCTGGCAAAG TTGTGTCCATTTCCCTGGGAGACGTCGTCACTTTGCAGAATGACTCAATTAGTGAGATTGTGAAACGTGTTCTACAAGAGGTCAAGATACCACTGGACCAG gCTATCGGCCTGACAATGGACAGGCGCATGGTGTCCTCCTACTTGTGCGACAACAGCAGTAACCCACTTTGGTTAACAGCAGCGTGCAGCACGGGCACTGTGAACATGCTTCTGCGTAGAATCAGCCCTGACAAGGTGGCAAAGCAG GTTCTCCTGGCCTGGAGTAAGCATGTTGCTCCACATGATGTGGCCTTCGTCAAAGGGCTGCTGCACAGTCTGATTGGTGGTTTATCCCCAGGAGGTCCGGGTGGTTCCAACACCTCGAGGAACCGCCGTAGCGTGGAGACACAGCCACAAAATATTGATGAGGAACT gtttttggGTGTCGGACAAGTGGTGTTGGAGCTTGTAAAACTTGTCCCTGAGCTGGACATGGTTGTCCAGAGCTTCCTGAGAACTGGCTTTCAGTCCCTGATGACAGCAACACTGGCCCTCGACACTGTGGAGG AAATGATGGACAATGTCCTGAAAGATGCCAATCAATTCAAAGTGACTTGGACAACATTGCTGACAAACCAGTCACAGTCAAGCGTTTGGATCGGTCGTGTCCTGGGCAGTGTGACGGAAGTAGTTATGAAG aCTCTGGCATCGGATAATTTAACATGTGCGGACGTCCTGGGTCCCTTGGAGTTCCTCTTAGACACTGAGACCATAACGATTGACGTGTGGAGAGCAATGATCTGCCAGAACAGCTCTGTTCTACAGCTGTATCTGCTGAAGGACTGGCAGCCTTTGATTCAGAAG GCGCAAGATGTTTACGACGCCATCACGAGCCGAACAGAAGACAACGTAACGCTTCCCATGATTCTCTCCGAGTGGCACAAGTTGAACAACAAGAGCATGAAGTTTGGAGAGTTGCTGAACAGACTCGCTGTAGAGCTGGGTGGAGCACACTGGATGAACTGGATACCAGACAACACTCAGAATTTCACTCAGGCTCTACAACAAAG tgttttcttcttcatggtGAATTTGGGAGAAAAGTTTGAGAAGAGTCAACTGTGGCCCGAAGTAAAGAACTACTTCCACATGCTTTACTGGGTCTTGTACTACAACCCGGGTGTCACACTTCCGCCTGCAAACT GCTCCGTCAACATCTTAACCTTAGCCATTCATTGCGATACTGGTTTGAACTGGTCACGGTTTGTTCAAGGACTGACGGAGGCTCTGATGTCATCAGATCTAGACGTCCTGGTGAG ATCTCTCAAAGGGACTTTGCATCTTTTGCAGCACATGTATGGCGACCTCTATAAATATCTGGCAACATCATCACTGAAAAAAGAGATCAAAGGTGGAGATGCCCTCTCCGACTACCTGGTTAACCTGATGATAAACCTGGACACGTTTTTACGGGTTGCCTCCACCCTTCCCAACAGCAGCATCTCTAACCCGAATGTTCTGCTTCCCCAACTAAATATCCTGCTAAGGTCCACAGGTCTTGCGCCAATTCTGCCTCTGTTACTCAGTAACGGCCCCCCTAATATTTCCGCAGTTATTGATGTTGCCTCAAAGGTTGGCAGGCTCAACCAGCACATTTTTACCTTCAATGAGACGGACCCAACAATGCCTGAGCTTGAGGGGCTGATAACTAAGTTCCTTTCATTGCAAGGGGACCTCACCCTGTCGCTCACTCACATCATGGGAAACAGTCTGCTTACCTATTCTGACTATTTCGATCCTGACGTTGTGGCCCGACTCAGAAAAGCCATCAAGCCTTTCACCAACCAAACCTCATCAGGTATTGTAGAGACCATCCTTAGTGCCATGGAGGTACTGAAGACAGTGATTGATTCTCCGAATGGCGATCCAACTAATATCATTCTTGGGTACCTACGCCAGCTTCAGGAATTGGTGATGTCTATATACAGGCTGCGAAAAATCGAGCATATCTTCTTACCGAGTAGGCAGGTGAGCGCAGCGCAAATCACTGACCTCCACGTGGTTTCCAAAGACTTTCTCAACCTCCTCACCCCAGAGAGTCTTCAGAACCTGACTCAGGCCGGACCAGATGCTGCCCAGAACATTGTCATCCAGAAATTTGTGGCATTCTTACCACCAGCGGTCCAACAAGAAGCTAAACGCTTTCTCCAGGATTTCAAAGCTCTGCAGTATTACATTATCAAATGTGGAGCAGGCCAGGACTGTTTGGCTGGAATCTCAGAAATCCTCAACTTCCTGGATCAGATATTCGACCTGATGCTCTCAGCCGACGGTACTGTCACCATTAAACTGGCTGCCACAAATGCTTCTCTGGTAGCACAGGAATATGAGGAACTTACATCCTTTGTCTTCTCACTCCTCCTTGGCCTAAATGATTCTGCCAGTgtgaaaacagtcaaacagactCTTCATTTAATCAGATTGCTCGTGGCTACACCCAACATTTCTGTGTCGGATGTCCAGAATGCTCTGAGACAGTCAAACCTAACCCTCAAGGAGCTGAATAGCTTTGCTGCACTAGCTGGAGCTGCTGACATAAACCGCCTGTTGTTTAGTATAATGGAGATCATCAATACTCGCCAGTGCTTTGAACCAGAGCAGGACCTGATGGTGACAACCCAGTGTGTTACCGGGTTGGTCAAGGGTCTCAGCGATTTCCTGACACGCGTACCTGGTCTACGCAATCAGACGGCCATCCTCTCCCTTATCCCGTTAATTGTCAATTCAACTTTCAGAGACATCATGCAAGCTAACTTCAGTTACAATCCAAACGTGGTTCTCCAACACACCTTGAACAGGACTCTGGCCAATATCAAGTTGAGCCTCCAGGCAAATCACCTGAACTCTCCAGAGATCATGAATGAAATCCAAGTGGTGGAGCGGCTGATACAACTGATTGCCAATATGGAACCATACAACAATTTAAACACTACCTTGATGATGGATCCCATGTATGCCCAGAAAGTCTATTTGGAGATTATAGACTGGTACTTGAAAAAGTTGGGAAATATCACCAGCAACAGCACGGTGTCAGAGATTCTCCAGCCCTTATTCGTCATCACACAAATGCAAGTTACATTACAGCTGGCACAGACagacttttctctgtctgtcgctAAACAGATTGAGAACCTGATAAAAACCCTCCAGTTCCCAATAGATGGCGCAGGGTTGAATAAAATTGGCCAGACAACTGTCGAGATTCTCAAGGGCCTATTTGACATCATAAAGTTCAACCTAGAGGCTCAGAATAACATGATGGGTCCAGAGGAGTATTTCAATTCAACCGCTTTAAATGCTATCGCGGCTCAAATTAAGCTTTACCTAAACGTCACACAGGAGTGGATGAAACAACCCAATGTCCCGTTGATCTTCACGAGTATGCTTCAATGGGGGAATTCTTCCATCAACATATCTACCCCTGTGACAGACATTCAGCACCTGCTGCAGACAACGTCTGTATTCCTCAATGAGAGTGAAGTCATCTATCTTTCTGCAATTCTCAATATCATGCGCTCCCTCGAGAAAGCGCTAATGGTGGCTGAGCGACCAGGGGGCCTTCAAAGTGATCCCCTCGTAGCCGCCATCGTGGAAGGAGTCAAAACCACTATGGCGCTCCTGATTGGAGCCACAGGCCCCCTGCCGCACTCTGTACAGCAGGACATCCTGGATATTGTGCAGGATTCATTGAAGCTCATTGTCCTGCCAGACAAGAACTTTGACTCATCACGAAacatctccctcctcatcctcaagAGAGCTCAGAGGGTCGTCCAAACGATAATACCGGAAATGTATGCCGTATACATAATTCCTGGAATCAAAGTGGCAACAACATTCTTTGAGAGCGCCTCGGGAGATAGTGGACCAGACATCTGGAATCACAT GATTTTGAGTGAGCTGAAGACGATCGAG